The nucleotide window ccgtagtcagctgggataggctccagcttgcctgcgaccctgtagagcaggataaagcggctagagataatgagatgaatgaattgaattttacttttatttcgaacatgtataaaaaaatgtatgtaactatttgtacatacaaaagaaagaaaacgagaaataaaaaaataaataaaataacataaagagctaagacattacaaaacaccgcacattgttcggtaaaggagtgggaagaagtacaatacttttttaatttcccacccctttttaactaccccttttttatatatatatatatatatatatatatatatatatatatatatatatatatatatataatataatttagAGACTGTAAAAAGAAAAGCTTTCCTGTGAAAAGCTATTTTAGGTTAGAGAATGTCATGGAACTGGTTAGACGTCACATTGTCAGTCATGTTGTGTTTGTAACCCCATGATTCTCCAGAACTGTAGtctccatgtttttgtttttcagccAAAGGATGCCATTTTCCGTAAGACTTTGTATTCAAACACTACCATCTACTTGAAATGTAAGTTCAAGACAAGTTGGAAGTTTTGGAAGATAATGTTTTCTCAACAGAGTGATTCTAATCTTCCCCATTTAATATTGTTTACTTAGTCTATGCAAATCAAGTCTTTAAATTCTTTGAATTTTCAGTAACAGTAATGTGTTGAATAATTCTAATAGTCCATTTTCCTTTTTATACAGTTCAGGGAGACAGCAGGGATTTGACAGCATGTGATCAGAAAAAATTGGCCTTTAATGTTAGTTGGTATCTTCGTTCATCTATCTGTTACAATGAAGTATTCAGCATCTCTGTGAGTATAAGAACAATGCACTAAAAATGATAATTTACCTAAAACTAAAGCTCTAGACTGAAATGTAGGTTATTTACTTCACCAGACTCTGTTTTAGTCAAGTTGATGTTCCTTTTTACATGTTGGGGTTGTTCAGGGTGTGCCGTAATGTGTCGACGTTATCTTTATTGATGTTTGGAGCTCTAGTTAGTGATTCATCCTCTTTGTGACTAAACATGTCAATGTGGCCTGTAGACCTGTAGAATTCTTATGCTGGGATCAGACTAtatgatttttttatttattttttgtctctCACATTGGTCACCATGTCagcttaagctgggcatacactgtgcgatttttttcaatcgcggtattcagctgctgctcacactgtacgagtgaatcacaggggtaaacagcacgcagcttacgattcctgttctcacactatacgatccgatgcttggatgcgatctgactgctcacgCTGTACTTCCATACACGACTTGTTggattcttgtatccggaactgcaacgtgaagaagaagagaccggaagtgctgctcagtgtttgttttctcttccaTATCTGTGTTTGcgcatgtgtagtgtgacaggttgaggtaaatcggctcgtgacactgcttcaacagtgcgatagcctcacgatgtgcgaccaggatttcaaacgggtttgattttcatccgatcgatcgggaggaggtcgtgagctgTTAAtcacttgtcgttaccccatgtatactacacgatccgagacgcacgattgagccaaaactcggcccgatctccaaaatagtcgcacgagtgaaaatcgtgtcaaaatcgggccaaaaatcgcacagtgtatgcccagctttaggcGATCACATTGCCATACTTTCTTGCTGTGTCTTGATCAGGCGACTGGCGACACTACAAGTTTGTCCCAGAACCACCATCATTCACATCCTTGCATGCagggagggtcaagaaattgtcaaacGTGATGATCAAGGAACACATTGTAGGAGTCATCAAactagaaaatatatatatatatatatatatatatatatatatatatatatatatatttatatatatttatatatatttatatatatttaccagcttaaggtcggtccgtatcgtgaaacactgtgactgaggtcttggccttggtcagtattttcaaggccgaggtcacggtatttcacgatacagaccgaccttaagctggtaaataatatatttatcttttatttaccaaattctaacagaaaacaagtgcgcctgaaagggaaaccatatttagaacaaacctgctataagctcgttttcggctttctcctgaagtgttttttcttttatttcgtcttcatcagggtaataaaactcgctttcactgtgaacactgtcgttatcgctatccatgatgtaaaattaatgctattatactgagaaatgtgaaaataaatgttgacaaaaaattgctaccatgtttgttgttttgaACGagggagtcgccaaaggtccgtaaccagggtccggatcgtaggattccggaccgctcgcgagccaatcagagcgcacaatttgatggaaaccagatcgcgaaaaaaataaaaaaacattctgCCATGCTAGATTTTTCACTGGGGTGTCGTGTGACATTCCGGTTGCCACGTCGCTGTTTTTCGATTATGTCACGCTACGAGGTCCATTCTTGATGTTCATATTCTGGCCTGACGCTGGAAATTTTTCAACAACAAAAAATCCATCTCAAAATCGGGTTGAATTCACGTAGTCTGATCTCAGTATTATTGAGTATTAAAACGAAACGTTGCTAGAACGCGTGTAATGGTAAGAAAAATTCATATTGAAGCTCCTCCCCTTTCATGGCTCCTGTCCTTACACTGTGTAAAAGAGGCTGTGTCTCTTGAGTAGAAAAAGTGCCTGGCATTGCTTTAGTACATTTTAAAAGCAGTGTTgaagtgattttcatgatttcTTACAACAGGAAAGAAAAATAGCAAGGTAAATATTCATAACCTCAAAACCCCTTCCCTTCAACAGCCATTTAACTCTAAAAGATGCCACACCCGTTCCATTAGCAAGTTTTATCCAAAAGGTTTTTGAAAGATAATTTTACACAGGAACGTAGCTAAGAAAACACTCGTGTATGAGAACAGGGTGTAGTCGTGTGGAACTTTTGGATGTTTCATTTTTCATTGTTTGCTCCTGTTAAGCAAAGCGTGTTATGCCACCCCCTAACATTGaataagcagcagtttgaaaagatgcgttCGGCTGGCGTCTCATGCCTCGGAGGAAGCACATAATGGCCTTCACCCTTCCTGGTTGGGAGCTGTTGCGTGACCGGAAGAACTGTCTGGTGGGAATTGCCCATCTATATATTAGGGAGAAAATTGTGTGGGGgggataaaaaatatatattttcactATACTTTGGGGAAAGCTTGGTGTGAATTTGAAAAGGGTCACATGAATGGATACATGGAACTAAAGGTAAAGGAAATTAGTCCTGACTTGTTGACCTGTAGCTGTGAAGCTCACCCCCTGTAGGACAATGAAGCAGAAACCATGTTCGGTCGGAATCACAGGCTAAAGAAAGACTGGAGTGGCTTCTATAGCCAAGGCCACATCTACTTCAAAGACTGTAAAGCTCTCTTCGCCCCAAAGGTCTGTGTGTAGCTGCTGAATACCAACAAAAAAAATGCTTAGTACACACATtaatttttggttttttttaatcaaacagTATGTAATTGTTATATTTGGTCACTTCCTTTGCTGTATTATACCATATGTAGTTACAGTTTTATGTATAATTGTTTTGTAGAGTTACTATAAAGAATTTCAGCCGTTTCTGCCTCTCAGTCCCCAAGTAAGTTCTTGAGCAAGTTGCTTTTATTCAGGAAGAATTTCCCTAGATTTAGCACATTTGAGTTattgacaccattttgtagtgctttcTTTTGGAAATGTAGATAAAtacggaatcaattttgtgccaaaatgttcatacaatacttttgaaatatcaaacaaaaacgacaaatcaaaatacaaaaaaaaagtcaattttttttagactggcaaacaaattattcgtgtaatcgtgcaaaatatcagtctgttactcttcagaaaccttttatttttgttccgcgtctttctcagttttgtttgacgtaatttattttggttgcgattccagctttctcgtttgcgctccctgactttttttttgtttgcagttttggcacaaacttgacgtgtgggtgggctgtccaggaacgcattcccattggctaacttgtgtttgactgacagctacgcccagccattccctactctgattctggcggactgtttgacgagtgaccgatttattgacggtaaacaaggatcgagtggacttcagtggcgactatgatattgaatttagtcaccactgaagtccactcgatccttgtttaccgtcaatggatcggtcactcgtcaaacagtccgccagaatccgagtagggaatggctgagcgtagctgtcagtcaaacacaagttagccagtgggaatgcgttcctggacagcccgcccacacgtcaagtttgtgccaaaactgcaagcaaaaagtcagggagcgcaaacgagaaaaattacgtcaaacaaaactgagaaagacatggaacaaaagtaaaaggtttctgaagagtaacagactgatattttgcacgattacacgaataatttgtttgccagtctaaaaaaaattgacttttttttgtgtgtattttgatttgtcgtttttgtttgatatttcaaaagtattgtatgaacattttggcacaaaattgattccatatttatCTACATTTCCAAAAGAaatcactacaaaatggtgtcaatAAATTAAATGTGACACACAATTGATTCCATAGATAAAGTATATAAAATTTAAAATAGATAACCATAGTTTGAAGTCACAAGACATTTATGCTGTTATAAAAATTGGTGCACTTTTGAACAAACAGGTATATATCCTGAGAGAGGAAGGTAGTTAGTGGCCTAACCTGTTACTCATGCATTGCATCTGTTATTTACAGGAGGGCAAGAGTGTAAATCAAACGAAACATGGGTGGGAAGATAAGCCGGTGAGCTCTTTCTCACTTATACTTCACTCAGAcccccctggtgaaaaataaatgtgctcagtgtactaaaatttagcatacttttgtgcacTTGAAGCCACacaaatcatcaatatacttcaagtgtgtttatgattagttaacttgagacatgctattttggaacaactaattttgtactaaatattttaattgtaattaaattgtaggaaagtgcaacttgaagtgtacttggtgtacttttatgtgctaaattgcacctaactttcacttaaagtatattttagtataatatatttctataaagtgtaatatagtataattattttaaagtgtgttgaaAGTGTTAgggtgaaagcgtgatgttagtatgctttttatatatttacaaaaagtacaatttgtgtaagtacattttcaatgtactattgaaaatatgaatgtactttaaatacaataaagtacatttatttttcaccagggcctCTCATGCAATTTCCACATTTCCAACCGAACAGTTTTAAACAACATTTGATCAAGCTGAAGGTGGATCAAATTCACATATCTGTGATGTCTATATGTAAAATCTAAGaaaggagatatatatatatatataaatttttttttttgtgtgtgtgttatgttccATGTAGTATATTAGTGCGGTTGCCAAATCATGGTCAGACAGTCCGTACCTGTTTATTGTGCGGCTCCAAACACAACAACATCCAGAAGCCAGTAGAGGGCGCAGAGAGTCAGGGGCTCAGGGTGCAACCAGTGATTCAAAGGCCCATTTACCAATTACAAGTAAAGTACatatttaaccattttattctaaATCATCTGGGCTCACTAACAGTAATAGATAAATGCATATCTGAAAATGAAGCCGACTTGTTTGTCTTTGCATGTTTACAGTGATAGTACAAATGAAGGGTTCTCATGACTACTCTTCACCTGCTGACTGGCCTCTGATGATGGTGAGTACAttctggtggggtttacattagaccgtatagcggatcatcagattaacgtttttaaaacgattagcgtgcacacagcaacaccaatacacgattcgcgtgcacacagcaacgccaatacacggatacgctcggctccgcaggcatcctgcgctccaaatcactccgccctgaacagcgagtgccctctggagggtgtgcactccggccctgcgcagctcacagagcgcgcgagtgaagcgcacgagcagtgattcgggactgagccgctgtgtgtgtgatcccagtgcatatcacttaccacttgcaagtggaaggatggcaagcctaaagacaatcataactacacaatgggcagtatttgcatcagtatttgcagtattttcatacttttatactctttaatgaaaggtgatacaaggcggaagtccgcgccgtttttcagcagtcgcgtcacatgaccaacgccagcgaatcaggaaggtggatgtcacagtgacgttgtccaatgacgacgccagctagagctcagcacagcgtatccgcgtattctcaatgtttacacagcaccggaccagacacgatctggattgaatacgtggacgctggcggattcccgtttcccggcatttccagcagttttaatgtaaacggacagtgcatccgcgaagaaaacgagacagatacggtctaatgtaaacttggcctctgtCTTGAATCATGGAGTGTTTGAATCACTTGAGACGGTCGCGAGGCCTTAATTAGATAGCACTGTTTTTCATTTTTAGAGAGTAGCTGGTGTTGAAGTTATGTTCTGTGTTCTCATAGTTCTTCATGGCTATGTGCATTGTGTACGTGCTGTTCGGAGCACTGTGGCTTCTCTGGCTAGCCTGTTATTGGCGTGACCTACTCAGGATCCAGTTTTGGATCGGCGCAGTAATCGTCCTGGGCATGCTGGAGAAGGCAGTGTTTTACTCCGAGTACCAAAGCATCAGATACCACGGAACTTACAGTTAGTGGCATCACATCATCTGGCTTTATCCACTAGCTTGCCATTTAATAGTCATTAGATTTGTTCGTCTCTTCATTTTCAGACCAAAGTGCTGTTATCTTTGCTGAACTGCTGTCTGCACTGAAAAGATCCCTAGCCCGGATCCTCTTGATCATAGTCAGTCTGGGTTATGGCATCGTGAAGTAAGTATAACCAAAGTCCGTCTACATTTGGcggccatcttggtgacagtaacAGACAGTTGTTTTCAGTCATACAAAACCAGGGTCCTGTCTACTTGAACAGGGAGAGACCCGTATACAAGAAATGGATTGACAAGATGACCTTTTAAATAAGGATTTGGCTCAAAAAATACTAAAATGTTGCTTTGGCTACTGTGCATGTCTTCATAACTAACAGAGCAAAGGAGTCTGTCTGTGCATGTACATTTCCTCATAACTAACAGAGCCAAGCACTATATCTGCGCATATGGTGGTGTAAGAATTTGACAGGCCAGGTGGATTTCTGCAAATGTCTTCAAGGTGCTATGTGTAAGAATTGGCCACCTGGTGAATTCATTCTCCACATTccaaacaaatagggggcagtatATCACCAGGAAATTTGGGCATCCATCCctatcttaaaggggaactgaaggtaatttttttttttttgtatcaccaaaattctatttctcattttattaaatataggaatgcatttttgagagctattttgtcactgttatagcaagttatgagtgtttgaaatatgctgtgtaatacatcagtccatatgtcaaagcaatggccgtaaacgagattcgccgagacctgtgcgagactttgtaggacggaagtaaaacgtacagcggaaatcaaagtgaccaatgtctaccaacgttgtcaaaagatgcgcacgccctccttcgaatgctgacgtaatcaagccagaagctttccctgtgtccgaaatcgctccctactcactatatagtggggacgccattttgtagtgctgtccgaaaccttagtgaggattatgtggggaaatgcgctcagtataatacgtatttatcacaaaaatgcatgcatgtatttattattttgaaaacccatcagccacctgatctggcacgttttaatcgtgtgacagtaatgatgtaaataccagcgcaacagGCTAGTCCTTATcccgtcgtctttccaactcttctctactccacattggttcgaagtcatatgaaataatctccatcactgatgaagctgggcgg belongs to Neoarius graeffei isolate fNeoGra1 chromosome 11, fNeoGra1.pri, whole genome shotgun sequence and includes:
- the LOC132894470 gene encoding transmembrane protein 87A-like isoform X1, producing the protein MTCGYILLSLCLFSSSLPHIFGAEVAFWSIEIDGNSPKDAIFRKTLYSNTTIYLKFQGDSRDLTACDQKKLAFNVSWYLRSSICYNEVFSISDNEAETMFGRNHRLKKDWSGFYSQGHIYFKDCKALFAPKSYYKEFQPFLPLSPQEGKSVNQTKHGWEDKPYISAVAKSWSDSPYLFIVRLQTQQHPEASRGRRESGAQGATSDSKAHLPITMIVQMKGSHDYSSPADWPLMMFFMAMCIVYVLFGALWLLWLACYWRDLLRIQFWIGAVIVLGMLEKAVFYSEYQSIRYHGTYNQSAVIFAELLSALKRSLARILLIIVSLGYGIVKPRLGTTVPRLVAVGLLYLIFSSVEGILRVTGGFYGQVALIANISLSLIDSCVIWWVFISLSQTTRLLKLRRNVVKLSLYQHFTNTLIFSVLASIVFIIWTTRQFKFVDCQSDWKDLWLDDAFWRLLFSTILLVIMVLLRPSVNSQRFSHSPLIDDDAEEDDAKEPMLNEAFEGMKMRGTKSEANSSQKLLSKETSHDEDLKWVEENLPTTVIDIPLPVVLDDEEELLKAKLERSKMD